A genomic region of Colletotrichum destructivum chromosome 1, complete sequence contains the following coding sequences:
- a CDS encoding Putative Zinc finger C2H2-type, with amino-acid sequence MSSKQENDSSASNSPKSSTPAPSTTTSNTSQSANSTSAEDNLICKWNACNLKFVSPEALYEHICERHVGRKSTNNLNLTCQWNSCRTTTVKRDHITSHIRVHVPLKPHKCEFCGKSFKRPQDLKKHVKTHADDSVLVRSPQDQGLNGYRAQPGKASSSYYDHNGHIRTNSAAFAHQAGHASYYAPQPSTNYGLYFNQQPLNPPRTEYIGHHHAPYDNRKRAFDMVDDFFAHAKRRQVDPTSYQQVGRSLLPLHGALGLHTGPMPGSDYMSAPPPPHHQQQHHQQHHVQQQHQHHQQQHVQGAPSGPGPLTQQYYLPPMPNARTKNDLVQIDQILEQMQSTVYENANQATQGIHIHGQNTFDLRHSPSPPGAAHRGSHAGLPMSQDAYHAVSAAHMASPLTAVSSTGTPAVTPPSSTMSYTSGHSPSPSSSGMSPQSRHASTASSVMYPNLPAVSSVFPGQSTASTLGPSFDTNERRRYSGGMLQRAAPSSPRSPLIMDDSSGVTTPKAESVASSIGSPSSESDTSEGAREREEKYDQWLENMRTIEALREYIRDRIDRREYSEEPTEQQQQQQESAKSPEASRLKSPEPMEVDAKPGPAAPLYPILRMPN; translated from the exons ATGTCTTCAAAGCAAGAGAACGACAGCTCGGCGAGCAACTCGCCCAAGAGCAGCACGCCCGCTCCCTCGACAACCACCAGCAACACGTCGCAGTCGGCCAACAGCACCAGCGCCGAGGACAACCTCATCTGCAAGTGGAACGCCTGCAACCTCAAATTTGTCTCGCCCGAGGCCCTCTAC GAGCACATCTGCGAGCGCCATGTAGGCCGCAAGAGCACCAACAACCTCAACCTGACGTGCCAGTGGAACTCGTGCCGGACCACCACCGTCAAGCGTGACCACATCACCTCGCACATCCGCGTCCACGTCCCGCTCAAGCCTCACAAGTGCGAGTTCTGCGGCAAGTCGTTCAAGCGTCCCCAGGACCTGAAGAAGCACGTTAAG ACCCACGCCGACGATTCGGTTCTCGTCCGCTCGCCGCAAGACCAGGGCCTCAACGGCTACAGGGCGCAGCCCGGCAAAG cttcttctAGCTACTATGATCATAATGGCCACATTCGGACTaactcggccgccttcgcaCACCAGGCTGGGCATGCTAGCTACTATGCACCCCAACCATCTACCAACTATGGACTGTACTTCAACCAACAACCCCTGAACCCTCCCCGGACCGAGTACAtcggccaccaccacgccCCTTACGACAACCGCAAACGCGCCTTTGACATGGTCGACGACTTCTTCGCTCACGCCAAGCGCCGCCAGGTCGACCCCACCTCGTACCAGCAGGTCGGCcgctctctcctccctctccacggcgccctcggcctccacACCGGCCCCATGCCCGGCTCCGACTACATGTctgccccgccgccgcctcaccaccagcagcagcatcaccagcagcatcacgtccagcagcagcaccagcaccaccagcagcagcacgtcCAAGGCGCCCCTTCGGGCCCCGGGCCCCTTACCCAGCAGTACTACCTGCCGCCCATGCCCAACGCCCGCACCAAGAACGACCTCGTCCAGATCGACCAGATTCTGGAGCAGATGCAGAGCACCGTCTACGAGAACGCCAACCAGGCCACCCAGGGCATCCACATCCACGGCCAGAACACATTCGATCTGCGCCACAGCCCCTCGCCCCCGGGCGCCGCCCACCGCGGCTCCCACGCCGGCCTGCCCATGTCCCAGGATGCCTACcacgccgtctccgccgcccacATGGCCTCGCCCCTgacggccgtctcctccACCGGAACCCCGGCCGTCACGCCCCCGTCGAGCACCATGTCCTACACCTCGGGCCACTCGCCCAgtccctcttcctcgggcATGTCTCCCCAGTCGAGACAcgcctccaccgcctcgTCCGTCATGTACCCCAACCTGCCCGCCGTCAGCTCCGTCTTCCCGGGCCAGTCCACCGCCTCGACCCTCGGCCCCAGCTTCGACACCAACGAGCGCCGCCGCTACTCGGGAGGCATGCTTCAgcgcgccgcgccgtcgtcgccccgcTCGCCACTCATCATGGACGACTCGTCGGGCGTCACGACGCCCAAGGCCGAGTCCGTCGCCTCTTCCATCGGCTCCCcttcgtccgagtccgacACGAGCGAAGGCGCCCGCGAGCGCGAGGAGAAGTACGACCAGTGGCTCGAGAACATGCGCACCATCGAGGCCCTTCGCGAGTACATCCGCGACCGCATCGACCGCAGAGAGTACTCCGAGGAGCCCACcgagcaacagcagcagcagcaagagtCGGCCAAGTCTCCGGAGGCCAGCCGCCTCAAGTCTCCCGAGCCCATGGAGGTGGACGCGAAGCCcggcccggcggcgccgctctACCCTATCCTGCGCATGCCCAACTGA
- a CDS encoding Putative polyketide synthase, ketoreductase domain, NAD(P)-binding domain superfamily, translating to MVLADVEMSRMTVNEWQSVTAPKIAGTWNLHRDLCNGGDGGEDFFVLVGSMFGVTGRAGQANYAVANAFLDSFVRFRRGLGQSRATSCAA from the coding sequence ATGGTCCTTGCCGACGTCGAAatgtcgaggatgacggtGAACGAGTGGCAGTCGGTCACGGCGCCAAAGATCGCCGGGACATGGAACCTGCATCGAGACCTGTGCaacggaggcgacggcggggaagacttcttcgtcttggtCGGGAGCATGTTCGGCGTGACCGGGCGGGCTGGCCAGGCCAACTATGCGGTGGCTAACGCGTTCCTCGACAGCTTCGTCCGGTTCCGACGCGGGCTCGGGCAGTCTAGAGCAACTTCGTGTGCCGCGTGA
- a CDS encoding Putative polyketide synthase, ketoreductase domain, polyketide synthase, enoylreductase, with amino-acid sequence MPVGASTTPTTPPSWRTRPRSTCSSFNVPDHRPGRVFNSRDESFAEGLMVATTGWGVDVVLISLSGKLLHASWRCVAPSGTFIELDKRDAAARCKLAMDPLDDSRAFIGIDLAQLAVILDGAEIGQLLDRIIYLYRGRVLTPITPSRAFPCKEIQKAFQCLAKGTYIGKIVVDFVSEQADQEGSLPLTPDEPAPVFRPDRFYIIAGGIGGPGTSIIRWMAHHGAWNLAILSRSAGTSAHEASILTELRGMGCTVRACACDVTDEDAVQGVVPKISQSSS; translated from the coding sequence ATGCCGGTCGGTGCGTCGACAACGCCTACCACTCCGCCTTCATGGcggacgcggccgaggagtACATGTTCCTCCTTCAACGTCCCAGACCACCGCCCCGGCCGGGTCTTCAACTCACGCGACGAGTCGTTTGCGGAAGGTCTCATGGTGGCCACGACGGGATGGGGCGTCGATGTGGTGCTGATCTCGCTGTCCGGTAAACTCCTGCACGCCTCCTGGCGGTGCGTCGCGCCGAGCGGAACCTTCATCGAGCTGGACAAGCGGGACGCCGCGGCGCGTTGCAAGCTGGCCATGGACCCTCTGGACGACAGCCGCGccttcatcggcatcgacttGGCGCAACTGGCCGTTATCCTCGACGGTGCAGAGATCGGGCAGTTGCTGGACCGCATCATCTATCTGTACCGAGGTAGGGTCCTCACTCCCATTACGCCCTCGCGCGCATTCCCGTGCAAGGAGATCCAGAAGGCTTTCCAGTGTCTCGCCAAAGGGACGTATATCGGCaagatcgtcgtcgacttcgtcAGCGAGCAAGCCGACCAGGAGGGCTCACTACCCCTGACCCCAGACGAGCCGGCGCCCGTCTTTCGTCCCGACCGCTTCTACATCATCGCGGGCGGCATTGGCGGTCCCGGCACCTCTATAATTCGCTGGATGGCCCATCACGGCGCCTGGAACCTTGCCATTTTGTCTCGATCGGCGGGGACGTCCGCCCACGAAGCGTCGATCCTCACCGAGCTCCGCGGCATGGGATGCACGGTACGCGCCTGCGCGTGCGACGTCACTGACGAGGACGCTGTCCAGGGTGTCGTGCCCAAGATCTCGCAGTCATCGTCGTGA
- a CDS encoding Putative cytochrome P450, with protein MERVARDDVVFKNGAFIPKNSIVAVSCHSMWDPETFEDPVAFDGYRFIKKRACGDPYKEHAAALVTTSSDHMGFGHGTYACPGRFFDVNEVNIVLCHFLL; from the coding sequence ATGGAGCGTGTTGCTCGGGACGATGTTGTTTTCAAGAACGGTGCTTTCATCCCAAAGAACAGCATCGTTGCCGTGTCCTGTCACTCCATGTGGGACCCAGAGACATTTGAAGATCCCGTGGCATTTGACGGCTACCGTTTCATCAAGAAGCGGGCATGCGGCGACCCCTACAAAGAGCATGCGGCAGCGCTGGTCACGACATCCTCGGATCATATGGGCTTCGGGCATGGGACGTACGCATGTCCCGGCCGATTCTTCGACGTCAACGAGGTCAATATTGTCCTTTGTCACTTTCTACTCTAG